AACTTCCCAATGATGACGGCAGGGCCGAAGGAGCGGGCTGGATTCATGGAGCAGCCAGTGAAGTGGATCTGGGGAGCAAGTGCAGGGTCAGGGTGGGAGAAGGTTTAAGGCAGGCCTGAGAGGGGACCATTTCTCAGTCCTGGCTCAGAGCCTTAGCCCCAGCCACGGCCTCTGTAGTGCCATATCCTGGGCCTAGAGTGCCAGGGGGTACCACCTTGGCTCCAAGACACGAGGGGCTCAGGGAGGGACACTGCCTGGCCTTCAGGGCTCCAGTTTCCCCGGGGACGGACccggtgtgtgcatgtgcacggtGTCCCCTCTGCTCCTTACCCCAATGAGGTGGCCCAGTGCCACAGAGATCCCAATCATGGTGGCCGGGGAGCCTGATGTCTGACGGCTGTCGGTGGAAGCGAAGACACAGAGCACCAGCTGCAGGGTCAGAAGCAGCTCCACTGCCACCGCCTGGCCAGTTGAGACACTGTTCCGGACCTGGACAGAGGAAGTTACTCTGGACCAGATGCGGGCTCTGCCCATGGACAGACAGAGAAACCCCTGCCACTGGGCCTGGTCTCCTCAGCTGGAAGGGGGTGACACCTCACTGCCGCCCAGCTTCAGGACTTCGGGAGGCCTGTGCAGAGGGGTCCATATCTGCTCTGGACCCTTGCTCCCTGCAGAAGTGAGTGgcgctcctcccaccccaccagtGGGTTGGTTGGGGCCAGTGGttcaggaggcttgcttgagagGACACTGGCAGCAGGTGCGGAAGGAGGAGATTTGGAGGAAGAAGGTGGAACACAGATGGTTAGGAAATGGAGAAGGGGCGAGTGAGGCAGGCCTCGAGGTGGAGGGAAGAACTTGGGAACAATCGGAGAGCAGAGGACGTGGGTGGAGCCTGGGAGAAAAATGAAGTCCCCGTGGGGTCCCCTTCTCTACCCACAGGCCCCGCACTCCCTTGGCCGCATCTACCCTTAAATGCCTGGTCCTTCTATTCCTTCTCCTTTATGTGGCTTCTTCCTTCTCCACCTGTTCTTCGCGCCACTATCCCATTTCTATTCTGCCTAGACTGAGGTCAAAGTCTCAGTCCTCTGGGTCCTGGGGCCCAGCCCGGGAGGATGTGGAGCCTGCAGCTGACTTGTTTCCTCCTTTGCTCCCTCGCCTCCATCCTGGCCTCCACCTTCACCACTTGTGCGCATTCCCGCCTCCTGGCCCTCCAGGTGCCCCTCCCTGCACCTACCACGTTGATCCCAAGGGTCTCTCGGATGTCTCCCGGCATGACCCCATAAAGCAGAGCAGCCCCCACCGTGGCCCCCACCAGCTGGGCAGCCACATAGGCCACAGCACGGGGCAGAGAGATGTGGGAGCCTACGAGGAAGGCCAGCGTCACGGCGGGGTTGGCGTGGGCCCCGCTGGCCTTCCAGGTGACCTGCACAGCCATGGCGGTGACCAGGTTGAAGGCGATGGCAATCTGTAGCACGGAGGGAAGTGCTGTGGGCCAGCGCATGACTGAGCCCACGCCAAAGAACACATACAGCCCCGTGGCCAGGAACTCTGCAAACAGCGCCCTGCTGATGGCTTTCCAAAGCCTGCACGCCAACATGCTGGCCCAGCCACGTCCCCCTGGCTCCACTGCATCCATGTCCTGGTGCTTTGGCTGTTCCTTGCTTTGCTCTGGGGCCTCTTCTCTGTTCCTCTGGTCTCTGGTCTCCTGTCTCTTCTGGTGTCCTGTCTCTGGCTGACCCTGGCTTTTGCTCTCTGTGGAGGCTTCTCTGGCCCCCACCTGCAGCTCCTCCACCACGCTCCTGTCCCCAGGACTGTGCTGGTCAGACTGGCAGGGTGCAGGCGGATGGGCTTATGCGTGTGTATGGGGGTGGAATGAGGGGTGTTGCTCACATGCCTGCTCCAGCCTGAGCTGACCTGATGGGGTGGGATGTGGGGGCTGTCTCTGGGCACTGAGCTGGAACCTCCTACGATGATTTCCAGGGCGGGTTGGGCCTGACTCGTGTTGTAGACAGTCCAAGGTCTAGCCTGAGGGTCGCAGGTGCAGGGCAGCGGGGCTCATGGGATTTCAGACTGTTCATGTTCCAATGTCAGCTTAGATACAGCAAGATCACGTAGATCCCCGGCCTGCTTCAGGGGGTCCTGTGCATTCCCAGGTCCTGTTCGTCTGGCCCCCTCCATATCTAGGCTTTGCTTCCAAATGGGCTGACACCACACCGTGCCCGTAAACCCAGAAAGTAAGTCCCCTCCTCCACTCCCACCTATACCCGCACTCACAGAATGCAGATGTGAATACAGTCGACTTTACCAAGGACACTGTGGACACTGCGGCCTGTGGGGTTGCAGAGGGGCAGGTGGAGAAGGGGTTTATTCCACAGCGACTCAAACCGCGTCAGATCACACAAGGCCATGGGCACCTCTGCTGTCCACCAGGGGAAATTTCCACTGGCCCTTCACTcacttcctcctgcctccctgccctCCCCCGCGCTCCCTTCCTTTCTCGGCTCCTCCCTCTCTGCTCTCCTCCTCTCAGGGGCCAAACAGATTTCACTCCTTTCTCACACAAGGCAGCTTAaccattttttgtggctgcactGGCCCTATGGTCACCCATGCCCTAGGCTTTCCCTGGCCCTACGGTCACCCATGCCCTAGGCTTTCCCCTTTTAACCCTAGCAGATAGCAAGGTATTTTCTCAAACAAAAGTGTTCCTCCCTAAGAAGAGTCTGCCAAGCTATTGAAATAATAGTCTTCCCCTCTTCACCGTAGCTGGGTGTCCTGACCTCATCCCTGGCATATCTACCTGCCTACAGATGTCCCCTGGTTGTTCTCAGGCTCCTCAAACGCAATCTGTCTCCAGATGTGATCCTCCTATCTCCTGGtacccccccaacccccatgtTCTCCTCTTGTTTTCTGCAGCTCAGCTGGTGGCATCTGGGAAGCATCCTTGacccttttctccctccttcccccatccAGGAAAAGCATCAAGTCCTGCTGATTTTCAATCCTAAATATCTCCTGTGCCCTCTTTTTGCCACCCCTGCTGCCCTGCAGCCTTTAACCAGTCTCTCTGTCTGCTCCCTTGCTCCGTTTCAATCAATTTTCCATACTGCAGCCCGAgtgctaaaatgcaaatctgatcatgctGCTCCCCTGCTAAAATCCCTTCCAAGCCTCCCATCCCTCTGGAAGCTCTGTGCCTGCCTTCAGGGACCTGCAGCTCTCCCTCACCTCTCCCCACTCTGTTACCCTCTGGTTTCACCAAATGCACACTCTTGCTGGCCTCTCCTTGGAAAAAGCTGTCTCCTCTTCTTGGAGATCCCTTGCACTCCCTTTGCTTGGGTAACTCCCATTCCAAAGGCTCAGCTTTGACGTCGCTTGCTCCTTTCCTGGGTGGGGACCCTTCTGCGTGCTCCCACCACACCTAGGCATTCTCCTACACTGCAGTCACCACAGGGTGTTGTCATGGTGTGAATATGTCTCCCCAGTGAGGCAAGGCGGGGAGGCCTTTGGGGGGCAGGAACCAAGTTTTGTTCACCCCTGCATGTAGTGTCTTGCACAGAGATTGGCACAgtaagtgcccaataaatatttgttgaatgaatgaataaaaacttcTTGACTTCCCGGGGCAGATGACTATGTCTGCTGCATTTCAGCCTCATACTCATACCTTCCCCCACCTGGGACTGAGCCCTCTGATATCTTCAAGAGAAACATCTTAACTCTGGACTACAGGCTCTGTTCCTCCCCAGTCCCTGTCTGAGTCCCAGTAACATCCCTCACCCATTCCCTTCAGTTCTCCCGGCTGTCTCGACTTCACTGTATCCTCTCCAGGGAACTCCTGGGCATCTCACCCTGAGCAGGCTCTTGTCAGCGCTCCATGGTCCTGGCTCCCTGTCCTCTCCACCCCGTCCCTGCTGCGTGTCTCTGTTCTCATCCTCTTCCACGCCTTTCTGCCCCCCATCTGCGCTGCTGAGCACTGCTGGAGAAACTCACCCAGTCGTGCAGACTGCTGCCATGACAAGCTCATGGTCTCTGGCCCCAGTAGGGACTGCGGCTCTGCTCAGCAATCCTTCCACAGCTCTCCCCTCATTCTTTAAAACTCCCCCACTCTCTTTAAGTATTCGACTCACTCTGGCTTTCTCTCAGCAGAGCACCCACCCTTGCCTCCCACCCTACCTAGAAAGCCAAGCTACCAGGCAAGACTTCTTCCCATCCTCCCTCCCAGCCAAACTCACCTGCAGCTGCCCGGTGCCCTCACCAGCTGCCCTGTGGCCTTGAAGTAGAGGCAGCCCTTCTCCAGTGTACAAGTCGGGGTCGGGGGACCCTCCTTGGACTTCTGGATCCCTTTGAGTGACTGGGACCCTCTCTTGGCCTTTCCCAGTCTCACCTGTGGCTTTCAGGCTTCCCCTTCTCTTGACTTCTTCCCTATAAACGTGCCTGCGTAGTCGCGGAGCAGTGAAAGATCATGGTTTGGAGTCAAGTTTCCAGCCACCTATCCACTGCACAacagcccccagcccctggctaCCAAAACCGCTCTGGCAAAGGCCAGCATGATTTCCTCTCCAGCCCACTGTGGCACATGGTCTGCCGGCCATCTCCTTCCTGACGCctctttttctctgcctttgAGGCACATCTCCTGGCTGTCCTCCCATCTCTGTGAGGGCAACTCTGCCACGTGGCCTCCATGGCTGGCTCCTCTTCTGCTGATCGTTAAGCCCAGGACTTGTCTACTCCTGGCCCATGGCCCCTCACTCCTGATGAGTGTGCCTGGGCAGCCCTGTTTACACCTGTGACTTCCACACCCTGCAGATACTGTCGACTCTCAACATTGTCTCTGGCCCAGATCTTTCTCCTGAACTCCAGACCCACTCACCTCTCACTGGACCCTCCGGCTTGCTCCTCCTCACCCTactctcactcagttgcccaggccaGAACACAGGAAGCATCTGgtgcctccccttcccccagcccataGCAAATAGGTTCCTTGTACCAGGTTCCTGGTAGCTCTTTCTCATATTTGACACCTCTTTCCATCCCCACTTGCCACTGGCCCAGTGCAGCCCTTATCACCTCTCCAGGATGACTGCATTAACCTCCTTCCTGGGCTCTCAGACTATGTTGTGCCCTTCCACACCACTCTCCTCTCCACTCACTGTCAGAGAGATCCTTCCAAAATGCAAAGCTCATCAAgttactcctctgctcaaaagctttcaatggctccccattgcctCAGAATCAGGTCTGAATACCCATGTTTAACATGCAAGGAAGGCTCCCCTTCCACTGCCCACCCTGCACCCTTTACTCCAAACAGGCCAGACATATTTCCCCAGAACGAGCCCTTTGCTGTGGAGTTTGGATGCCTCTCCTTTTTGTCTCTCAAGACTTTGCTCAAGTGCCGTTCTTCTGCGAAGCCTGCCCTCATTTCCCTCTCCGGCAGAATCAGGGCAAGCTTCTTAGAGAAGCAGGGCTTGAGCAAAGCCAGGGGCTGGTTGTGGCCTCTGCCTCCTCAATGCCTCCACTGTTCCAGCACAGACATCCATCCCTGGCTGGCATAGAGGGGTCATTCAATAAATGCTCAAGGGATGACAGGGCATGGCTGTGGGGGCAGCGTGGGCACTGTTCCTCCCTGGCACGGGGGGTTCCCTGGCTGGGGGCTGTCCCAGGGTAGCTCAAGGGCACTTGTCTGCTTCCCTCACTTCAGGCAGGGCCAGTAGAGGGCTTGGTGGACGGACACTTTCATCTGACCTAGCCTCAGTTTCTGCCCTTGTTAAATGGGTGCCACGTGGCAGCAATGCTTACCTGTTGAGAGCTGCTGATGAGGCCACTGAAAGGATTGTGAACACTGCCATGTGTATTGCACCCTAAGCAGTTGCTTAACCTCAAGATCCTCATTTATG
The Gorilla gorilla gorilla isolate KB3781 chromosome 10, NHGRI_mGorGor1-v2.1_pri, whole genome shotgun sequence genome window above contains:
- the AQP6 gene encoding aquaporin-6 is translated as MDAVEPGGRGWASMLACRLWKAISRALFAEFLATGLYVFFGVGSVMRWPTALPSVLQIAIAFNLVTAMAVQVTWKASGAHANPAVTLAFLVGSHISLPRAVAYVAAQLVGATVGAALLYGVMPGDIRETLGINVVRNSVSTGQAVAVELLLTLQLVLCVFASTDSRQTSGSPATMIGISVALGHLIGIHFTGCSMNPARSFGPAVIIGKFTVHWVFWVGPLMGALLASLIYNFVLFPDTKTLAQRLAILTGTVEVGTGAGAGAETPKKESQPGSGAVEMESV